From Carnobacterium alterfunditum DSM 5972:
TTAGATAAAAATGGTCCAGAAGCAGTCGTAGAATGGATCAAAAACAAACAAGAAGTATTGCTGACAGATACAACATTTAGAGATGCACATCAAAGCTTATTGGCTACTCGTGTGAGAACGCAAGACTTTTTGAACATCGCTGAAGAAACCCAAAAAGGCATTCCACAATTATTTTCTTCAGAGATGTGGGGAGGGGCAACATTTGATGTAGCTTATCGCTTCTTAAATGAAGATCCATGGGAAAGGCTGGCAAAATTGCGCAATAAAATGCCAGATACTTTACTGCAAATGTTATTCAGAGGATCAAATGCGGTCGGATACCAAAATTATCCCGATAATGTCATTGAAGCTTTTATCCAACAAGCAGCCCAAAATGGTATTGATGTATTCCGTATTTTTGACAGCCTAAATTGGATCCAACAAATGGAAAAAAGTATTCAAAGTGTGCGCGACAATGGAAAGATCGCTGAAGCAGCAATCTGTTATACCGGGGATATTAACGATCCCACAAGAGATAAATATACAATAGAATACTATAAAGATATGGCAAGAGAATTAGAAAATCAAGGTGCTCATATAATTGCAGTAAAAGATATGTCTGGGATATTAATGCCCCAAGCGGCATATCGATTAATTAGTGAATTAAAAGCGACAGTAAATGTACCAATTCATTTACACACACATGATACCAGTGGAAATGGAATATTCACCTATGCTGCTGCAGTAAAAGCAGGTGTGGATATCGTAGACGTCGCTATGAGCGCTATGAGTGGTGCAACTAGCCAACCAAGCATGAATAGCTTGTATTATGCCTTAGTAAATGCAGATAGAGCTCCAGATATTTCAATCGAAAACGTTCAACAAATCAATCATTATTGGGAAGATATTCGTTCACATTACAGCGATTTTGAAGTAGGGATCAGTGCGCCCTCGACTGAAGTCTATCAACATGAGATGCCCGGTGGACAATATACTAATTTACAACAACAATCTAAAGCAGTAGGCTTAGTAGAACAATGGGATGAAGTTAAAACAATGTATGCAACAGTTAACCAAATGTTTGGCGATATCGTTAAAGTAACACCTTCATCAAAAGTCGTTGGTGATATGGCTTTATTTATGGTTCAAAATAAGTTATCAGAAGAAGATGTTTATGAAAAAGGCATGTCTATTGATTTCCCTGAATCTGTTATTAGTTTCTTCATGGGAGACCTAGGACAACCTACTGGTGGTTTTCCTGAAAAACTACAACGCATTGTACTAAAAGATAAGAAACCAATTACTGTTCGCCCTGGTAGTCTAGCTAAACCAGTTGATTTTAACGAAGCCAAAAAAGAACTAGCTGAAAAAATACAAACAGAGCCAACCCAAGAAGATGTGCTCAGTTATATTATGTACCCACAGGTCTTTTTAGATTACCGTAAAAATCTTGAAAGTTTTGGTGAAGTAACATTACTGGATACGATGACCTTTTTCCATGGTATGCGAACTGGGGAATCTATCGAAGTTCAGATTGAAAAAGGGAAAACATTGATCATAAAGTTAAATCAAATTGGAGAACCAAATTCTGAAGGGATGCGTATCCTATATTTCGATTTAAATGGTCAAGGAAGAGAAGTAGTCGTAAAAGATCATAGTATCACAAGTACAAAATTGGTTCGGAAAAAAGCGGAACCTACAAATAAAGAACATATTGGTGCAACAATGCCAGGTTCTGTTCTTGAAGTACTGGTCAAAAAAGGGGATCGAGTGATCCAAGGTCAGCCAATTATTATAACGGAAGCCATGAAAATGGAAACGACCATTAAAGCAAATATAGAAGGAATTATTGATCAAATTTACGTTGAGGACAACGATGTTATTGAAACGGGAGATTTATTGATTGAAATCAAAGCCAAATAGATTTTAAATAGTGAAGAATCGGACTAAGAAAGAGCTTATTTAAATAAGAAATATAGCAAGAATAGTAGTCTAGAATTCTTTAGCTACCAAATTGAGGAGGCTAAATGAGTGAAGACATTTTTAAGAGCTATGCCGCTGGTTTTTATTATGCTTCTTATTGTTTACTGGTTACCGGAAGTTATTTCAAAAAATCCAACGGATATTATCACACCAAAAGAAGAAAGTGAATCCATTCAATCCGAATCTTTTGACTATCAAACAACTGATTTAGAACCGGAACAGCTTCCCGTTTTAGGGTTAGGCGGTTATATAGGTAAAAATGTTGAAAGTTTCACAGAAAATTTTGGGGATCCAAAACGAATAGATCCAACGATATATGGTGATGAACAGTGGATATTTGGAGAACATGAAACAGATTATATCCAATTAGGCGTTAAAAATGGAGTAATAACAGATTTATTTGCATTGGGATCTGATTTAAATGTTGCTCCCTTCGAAATTGGTATGTCTATTACAGAAGTATTTCAAATTGCTAGTTTTTATCCAACTTATTCTGTTGAGAGTCAAGATAAACAAGTAACTTTAGAATTAACAGAAAGCGACTTGAATTATCGTCCTTTGATTGCTTTTGATAACCAAACATTCGCAGTATTGATGATGGATCGTTCAACGAACCAGATTACTGCTGTTCGTTATTTAGATGCTTCGTCCTTGCTTCGTTTAGGAGTGTATGATGATGGTTCTGTAGTAAATGATGATGATTCTATAGATATAGATGAAGCCAATCAAAAAGCAATCAGCGAAGCCAACAAAAAGCAGGTATACGAGATATTAAATATATTGCGCCAAAGGTATGAACTTTCTGTATTAAACGCGAGTGAAGCTCTATCTGAAGCAGCTCAAACTATCTTTATAGATCAAGAGATGCAACTTACTCTTGATGGGGATGCACAATTGGAAGAAGAAGGCAGCTTTGCTGAAACTAGCGGTTTATCCTCTACTGAAACATATATCCTTGATGATAGGTCTAGATACGTTGAAGATAATACAAATCAAGAGTTCCAACCTCTCACGAGTGAGCAAATAGAACATACTTTACAAAAAACGAATTTAGAACTAGATGAGGTGCGTATTTTGTATTCCAATCAGAAAACCGATATGACTTGGTTAGTAACGAATTGGCTCACACTTGAGATTGAACGGAAATTTCTAATGGATGCTAGAATGACAGAGATTGGGGTAGCCTATCGCGGTAATGATATCTTACTTATTCTTCATTAAGATTTAAAAAAAGATTTAAAAAATTTCAACACATTAGGCAAAGGTCAACAACAAAAAGGAGGAAAGACATGGAGTTAACTACAAATGAAAGACAAGGAATCATAGTTTGGGTATATAGTTTAAGGCATTTTAAAACACTTAAACGTTTTGGGTTGATTCATTATGCTTCCCGACGGATGAAATATGTTGTTATGTACATCAATCAATCCGATGTAGAAATGACGCAAAAAAAATTAAACGAACTACATTTCGTTCGAAAAGTAGAACTGTCGTATAGACCTTTTATTAATTTAGATTTTAAAGATTTCTTTGGAAAAGAAAAAAAAAGTTCTAATAAAGAACATTCTAATAAAGAAGATATTGAAGAAAACAAATCTAGCGAGGCTGTCTTTTAATCACAAATGCTGAATAAGTCGGTATATTATCGGCTTGTTTAGCATTTAGTATTATGGAAGCTGTTTCTGTTTATAGCGTAAACTAGATAACGAAAGGAAGATTAAAAATGCGAATTATTACAGGTGAATACGGAGGCAGAAAATTAAAAGCTGTTCCTGGAAACAATACAAGACCAACGACAGATAAAGTAAAAGAATCTATTTTTAACATCATAGGACCGTATTTTGACGGAGGAGCTTGTTTGGATTTATTTGCTGGGAGCGGAGGTTTAGCAATCGAAGCTGTTTCTCGAGGTATGGATAAAGCTGTATTGATTGATCAAGATCCTTTAGCTATTAAAACAATCAAAGAAAATATAAACGTAACAAAAGAACCTGGAAAATTTGATGTCTATCGAAATGATGCTAATCGTGCTATAGATCTACTAAAAGGCAATAAAAAATTCGATCTTTTATTTTTAGATCCCCCATATGCTAAGCAAGAAATTGAAAAACAAATCGAAAAAATAATAGATTCTGGTTTATTAAATGATGAAGCCATTATCATTTGTGAGGTAGATAAGCGTACTCACTTAAAAGAAAAAATTGGAGCAGCAACAGCCTACAGAAATGAAATTTATGGAGCAAGTCAAATCGTCATGTATGAATATGTTAGTAATACGGAGGAGACAAATGAATAGAATAGCTCTGTTTCCAGGAAGTTTTGACCCATTTACTAATGGACATTTAGATACTGTAGAAAGAGCTTCAAAGTTATTTGATCAAGTCGTAATAGCCGTTTCGACTAATACGTCGAAGAATGCTCTATTTTCTTTAGAAGAAAAAATGACTTTTATAAAAAATGCAGTAGAACATATTGAAAATATAAGTGTAACAGAGCATAGTGGTGGGCTGACTGTTGATTTAGCAAAAAGAATAGGTGCAGTAACTTTGTTAAGAGGGTTACGGAACAATGCCGATTTCGAGTACGAATCAACTATTGCGGCAATGAATAAAGTTCAACATCAGGAAATAGAAACGATATTTTTAATGTCAAATGAAAAATATCGTTTCTTAAGTTCAAGCTTGATCAAAGAAGTAGCGATGTTCGGAGGAGATGTTTCCAGTCTCGTCCCAATAGGTGTTAATGAAGCCATAAAAAGAAAGTATAAAAAGTGAAAATGATTAATTAGTGAGTAAATTTATGCACACAAAGGATGAATGAAATGAACAACAAAGAAAGAAAAAATCGTAAGAGTCTCTTTATTGTGTTGATTGTGTTCATTCTTGCTGGAATGTTTATGCCTATACCGTATTATATAGAAGGACCTGGTTCGGCTGTTCACTTAAATGAATTGGTAGAGGTCAACAACGAAAAAGATCAAGAAGAAGGTCATTTTATGTTGACCACTGTTGCTATTCGAAGAGCTACTCCTCTGACATATTTTATGAAGTACATGCCTTTTCATGAAGGACTGACTAAAGAAAAACTTTTTGGTACGGGTACTTCTGATGCAGAGTATACAAATCTACAAAATTATTACATGACCAGTTCAATTAATTCGGCTGTTGAAATGGCGTATGATGCAGCTGGAAAAAGCTATCAATTGACGTATAATGGCGTTTATATCATGTCCGTCTTAGAAGGTTCTAATTTTGACGGGAAGTTAGAAATCGGGGATACGATTCTTTCTCTTGATGGACAGTCTTTTGATAGTTCAGTTGAATTTATCGAATACGTGCAACAACAAAAGGTTGGTCAAATAATCGAAGTAGCCTATGAGCGTAACGGCGAAAAACAAACGACTTCCGATAAACTAATGGAAATGAAAGAAACTAAAAAAGCAGGTCTAGGTATCTCTTTAGTAGATAATACCTCAATTAAAACCGATATTCCGGTAGCTATAAATGCTGGAGAAATTGGTGGTCCATCTGCCGGCTTTATGTTTGCTCTACAGATTTATACGCAATTGGTCGACAAAGATCTGCGTGAGGGGAACGAAATTGCTGGTACTGGAACGATAGAATCAGATGGGACGATTGGCCGGATCGGTGGGATCGATAAAAAGGTTGTTGCGGCTAGTGATGAAGGAGCAACAATATTTTTTGCTCCAGACGACACTATTGATCCAGTAATACAAGATAATTATCCTGAAATGACCTCTAATTATCAAGAAGCACTTAAAGCGGCAAAAGAAATTGATACAGAAATGAAAATTATACCTGTTAAAACATTCCAAGATGCAATTGATTATTTAGAAAAATTATAGTCGGTTAAATGCAACAAATAGATTCTAGAATAGGAAAGAGGGTTAGGACAAAAATGTCTTAGCCCTTTTTTGCTGATAAAAAAAGAATAGATTTTTGTTTATTTGCCAATAAATGGCGTAGTGCCTTTTAACCAATGATCTTCCAACCTATTTGACCATATTAAAAACGCAAAAATCAATTAAAGTGATTGGTTAAATGAAAAAAATATTTTTTACGTATATTAGATTTAGAAGAACTCAAAAAGGAGTTTAAGGAGATGTTGAAAACTGGCAAAGAGTGGTTAATTAAGCAACGTTTATTTATTGAAATAGGTATGCTTGGCTGCCTGATCCTCAGTATAGTGGGCATCAGTTTTCTGTTTTTTAAAGATGCAAATTCAGTAAAAGAACCCTCAACTATGATGAGTTATTTGGAAAGTGAAAATCAGAGTCAGAGTTCAATAGAACTGAATCAAATAGATCAAAGTTCAACAAGCCAAACAGAAAAAATTTATGTGGACGTCAAAGGTGCAGTTTACCTTCCAGGAGTGTATGAAGTGACAAATGATATGCGCCTAATTGATGCCGTTAATTTAGCTGGAGGTTTTAGTGATAAGGCTGATCAAAAACCAGTAAACTTGTCGTTAAAATTAACAGACCAGATGGTTATATTTATTCCGGAGATCGGAGAAGTTGGAGCAGAGGAAACAGTCCAAGAAACTTCCGCACCTTCACTGGAAGCAAACATTGTTACAGTAACTGAAAATACAGAGGAAATGACAAATTCTGCAAAAGTGAACATCAACCTTGCAGACGCAATTCAGTTGCAGCAACTATCGGGGATAGGAGAGAAAAAAGCAGAACAAATTGTGAGTTATAGACAAGAAAATGGTTCTTTTCAGACAATTGAAGACTTGAAAAATGTGTCCGGCATTGGTGAAAAAACTTTTGAAGCATTAAAAGCGAGCGTGACAGTGGGCAATGATTAAAGAACGCAACGGTTAAAAATGAAGTGTTGAAAGTCTTAACGGCCTTTTGTATACTTGAGAAAATAGGTAAAATAAAAAAATTAAACAGATAA
This genomic window contains:
- the rsmD gene encoding 16S rRNA (guanine(966)-N(2))-methyltransferase RsmD, translated to MTKGRLKMRIITGEYGGRKLKAVPGNNTRPTTDKVKESIFNIIGPYFDGGACLDLFAGSGGLAIEAVSRGMDKAVLIDQDPLAIKTIKENINVTKEPGKFDVYRNDANRAIDLLKGNKKFDLLFLDPPYAKQEIEKQIEKIIDSGLLNDEAIIICEVDKRTHLKEKIGAATAYRNEIYGASQIVMYEYVSNTEETNE
- a CDS encoding SepM family pheromone-processing serine protease — encoded protein: MNNKERKNRKSLFIVLIVFILAGMFMPIPYYIEGPGSAVHLNELVEVNNEKDQEEGHFMLTTVAIRRATPLTYFMKYMPFHEGLTKEKLFGTGTSDAEYTNLQNYYMTSSINSAVEMAYDAAGKSYQLTYNGVYIMSVLEGSNFDGKLEIGDTILSLDGQSFDSSVEFIEYVQQQKVGQIIEVAYERNGEKQTTSDKLMEMKETKKAGLGISLVDNTSIKTDIPVAINAGEIGGPSAGFMFALQIYTQLVDKDLREGNEIAGTGTIESDGTIGRIGGIDKKVVAASDEGATIFFAPDDTIDPVIQDNYPEMTSNYQEALKAAKEIDTEMKIIPVKTFQDAIDYLEKL
- a CDS encoding CAP-associated domain-containing protein, with product MKTFLRAMPLVFIMLLIVYWLPEVISKNPTDIITPKEESESIQSESFDYQTTDLEPEQLPVLGLGGYIGKNVESFTENFGDPKRIDPTIYGDEQWIFGEHETDYIQLGVKNGVITDLFALGSDLNVAPFEIGMSITEVFQIASFYPTYSVESQDKQVTLELTESDLNYRPLIAFDNQTFAVLMMDRSTNQITAVRYLDASSLLRLGVYDDGSVVNDDDSIDIDEANQKAISEANKKQVYEILNILRQRYELSVLNASEALSEAAQTIFIDQEMQLTLDGDAQLEEEGSFAETSGLSSTETYILDDRSRYVEDNTNQEFQPLTSEQIEHTLQKTNLELDEVRILYSNQKTDMTWLVTNWLTLEIERKFLMDARMTEIGVAYRGNDILLILH
- the coaD gene encoding pantetheine-phosphate adenylyltransferase translates to MNRIALFPGSFDPFTNGHLDTVERASKLFDQVVIAVSTNTSKNALFSLEEKMTFIKNAVEHIENISVTEHSGGLTVDLAKRIGAVTLLRGLRNNADFEYESTIAAMNKVQHQEIETIFLMSNEKYRFLSSSLIKEVAMFGGDVSSLVPIGVNEAIKRKYKK
- a CDS encoding helix-hairpin-helix domain-containing protein, translated to MLKTGKEWLIKQRLFIEIGMLGCLILSIVGISFLFFKDANSVKEPSTMMSYLESENQSQSSIELNQIDQSSTSQTEKIYVDVKGAVYLPGVYEVTNDMRLIDAVNLAGGFSDKADQKPVNLSLKLTDQMVIFIPEIGEVGAEETVQETSAPSLEANIVTVTENTEEMTNSAKVNINLADAIQLQQLSGIGEKKAEQIVSYRQENGSFQTIEDLKNVSGIGEKTFEALKASVTVGND
- a CDS encoding pyruvate carboxylase, with product MKKVLVANRGEIAIRIFRALTELAIETVAVYAQEDEGSVHRFKADEAYLVGKGKKPIDAYLDIEDLIRIAKDSEVDAIHPGYGFLSENIDFARRCEEENIIFIGPKLHHLDIFGDKIKAKEAAIAAGIQSIPGSDGPVADLEGVKAFGNKYGYPIIIKAALGGGGRGMRVANSEADVKDSFERARSEAKAAFGSGEIYVERYIQDPKHIEVQILGDAHGNIVHLYERDCSVQRRHQKVVEVAPCVSISEKLRMEMCHSAVQLMEHVGYVNAGTVEFLLEGDNFYFIEVNPRVQVEHTITEMITGIDIVQAQILIAQGKDLHKDIRIPQQKDIPLIGAAIQCRITTEDPMNNFLPDTGKINTYRSPGGFGIRLDAGNGFQGSVVTPFFDSLLVKACVQASTFELAVQKMGRALKEFRIRGVKTNIPFMQNVISHPVFLSGEAKTTFIDTTPELFEFSKVRDRGNKMMQYVGNITVNGFPGIEKRDKKFFTPARKPAKLLTLENGYESAKNILDKNGPEAVVEWIKNKQEVLLTDTTFRDAHQSLLATRVRTQDFLNIAEETQKGIPQLFSSEMWGGATFDVAYRFLNEDPWERLAKLRNKMPDTLLQMLFRGSNAVGYQNYPDNVIEAFIQQAAQNGIDVFRIFDSLNWIQQMEKSIQSVRDNGKIAEAAICYTGDINDPTRDKYTIEYYKDMARELENQGAHIIAVKDMSGILMPQAAYRLISELKATVNVPIHLHTHDTSGNGIFTYAAAVKAGVDIVDVAMSAMSGATSQPSMNSLYYALVNADRAPDISIENVQQINHYWEDIRSHYSDFEVGISAPSTEVYQHEMPGGQYTNLQQQSKAVGLVEQWDEVKTMYATVNQMFGDIVKVTPSSKVVGDMALFMVQNKLSEEDVYEKGMSIDFPESVISFFMGDLGQPTGGFPEKLQRIVLKDKKPITVRPGSLAKPVDFNEAKKELAEKIQTEPTQEDVLSYIMYPQVFLDYRKNLESFGEVTLLDTMTFFHGMRTGESIEVQIEKGKTLIIKLNQIGEPNSEGMRILYFDLNGQGREVVVKDHSITSTKLVRKKAEPTNKEHIGATMPGSVLEVLVKKGDRVIQGQPIIITEAMKMETTIKANIEGIIDQIYVEDNDVIETGDLLIEIKAK
- a CDS encoding YlbG family protein produces the protein MELTTNERQGIIVWVYSLRHFKTLKRFGLIHYASRRMKYVVMYINQSDVEMTQKKLNELHFVRKVELSYRPFINLDFKDFFGKEKKSSNKEHSNKEDIEENKSSEAVF